The sequence AGTTTTTCAAAATAGAAATGTGCATCTGTTTAGGAAATCTTTAGGACTTGTGGTTGGCATGGATATAGGGGCTAGCGCTTGGTTTCAAAATAGCAATTTTAACCTTTTTGACCAAGTCAATAACCGCACTATCTTTCAATTATCAGGAAAATATCAGGAAAATTTGGCATCCGTTGGAATACTGAAGAATACGGCTTTGATAAAAATGGTGGTGAATCCATCTTGGAGGCAGTAGTATTGAATTAGGGGTTAAAGTGCCAGCGTTTAAAGTCAATTTCTATCGCAATAATTATGGGGATAAATTGGATTATAAAAGAGTGGTGAGCGTTTATCTCATCGCTACACACATTAGAAAGCATTAAAACACGCTTTTTATCGCTTTTTGATTGTTTTTATATTTCACTCTTTTTCACAAACTCTAACGCCTTGAAACGCTCCCCTAAACCTCCGGGGCTAATCAAGGGTTTGATTTTAGCGGCTTCTTTTAAATACCTTTCATAACTCACGCTTTTTGAAAATGTCTCTAACAATTCCATAAGCCCCATATCAAGCAAAGCGTTAGCCTGCGATTTAAAGAATGAAAATTCTGCGTGGTGTTTTTCAAACAAAGAGCGCACCAAAGAAAAATTGACATCATAAGTCAAGTCGCTTTGTTGATACAAAGAAGCTAAATGGTTTAAAATATCCTTGAAATCCAGCACTTGATGGTTTTTAAAAGCCCTTAAATGCATGTCTTTTCTCTCTATTGTATCGCCATAATCAAAGCTTAAAAACACCCAAGAAGAAGCCTTATCCAACTTTTCTAACAAATCCTTGATAAAAGCGTTCAAAAACAAGGGTGCACACCCTTCTTTTAAATTCAATGTTTTTAGAAGTTCTTTAGTAGGCTCATCAACATGGCTCCAAACACTTTGATGATCATGGGTGATAAAAAGCATTTGGTTATCTTTGATAATCTCGCAAGCAAACGCATCAAACAATTCATTAGAGACAACAAACGCGCTTTCATTTTCTTTAAAATCAAGCTCTTTTAAATCGCAACCGATTAAATCTAATTGCGTGGCTTGTTTAAAAGTGATTTGTTGGATATTTTGTAATTCTATTAAAGGCTCACAGCTTACAAACTCGCATTTTTCTATCACGCCCACGCTTAAAGCTTTTAAAAAATTGGCTATATCGCTCAAAAAATGCCCATGATGAGAGCCAATTTCTACAATTTTTAAAGGCAAAAATAATTTTTCTTTTTCTAAAAGCTTGATAATATAAAACGCAATAGCACCCCCAAAAAACTTGCTCAAAGACACCGAAGTGTAAAAATCCCCTTTTTGACCGATTACAGCCTTTCTATAATACCCTTTTTCGCTATAAAGCCACTCTTGCATGTAGTTTCCAAACGAACGCACGATTTTCCTTCTATTAAACTCATCTCAATCAAAATAAGAGACCACCATTCTAGTCAAAATTGCCTTATTTTTGCGCTATGATATTGAATAATGATGATTTTTTAAGCTAGTTTAGTAGGGAGTTAGTAGTTTGGAAATTTTAAGGCGAGAGTGTGGGGCGGTGGAAGAAAACGCTTATATTGTGAAGCTTTCTAGTGGGATAGATTTTATTATAGATCCCGGATTTTCTAGCAGCAAATGGGTGTTAGAAAACGCCAAAAACCCTAAAGCGATTTTAATCACGCATGGGCATTATGACCATGTTTGGGATAGCGCTCAATTGTCAAAAATCCTTAAAGACACCCCCATTTACGCCCCTAAAGATGATATTTTCATGCTAGAAAATGATATTTTTCATTTGGGCATGCCCATTTTTAGCCCCACTTTTAGCGTGCCTTGTAATAAAGGTTGCACGACTTTAGAGATAGAAAACACAACCATTAAATATTGGCATTTTCCCGGACACACGCCCGGTTGTTCTATCATAGAAATAGAAGGGGTGATTTTTAGTGGGGATTTTATTTTTTATCGCAGCATTGGCCGTTATGATTTCCCTTATTCTAATGAAAAAGACATGAAAGAGT comes from Helicobacter acinonychis and encodes:
- a CDS encoding class I SAM-dependent methyltransferase, coding for MRSFGNYMQEWLYSEKGYYRKAVIGQKGDFYTSVSLSKFFGGAIAFYIIKLLEKEKLFLPLKIVEIGSHHGHFLSDIANFLKALSVGVIEKCEFVSCEPLIELQNIQQITFKQATQLDLIGCDLKELDFKENESAFVVSNELFDAFACEIIKDNQMLFITHDHQSVWSHVDEPTKELLKTLNLKEGCAPLFLNAFIKDLLEKLDKASSWVFLSFDYGDTIERKDMHLRAFKNHQVLDFKDILNHLASLYQQSDLTYDVNFSLVRSLFEKHHAEFSFFKSQANALLDMGLMELLETFSKSVSYERYLKEAAKIKPLISPGGLGERFKALEFVKKSEI
- a CDS encoding MBL fold metallo-hydrolase; the encoded protein is MEILRRECGAVEENAYIVKLSSGIDFIIDPGFSSSKWVLENAKNPKAILITHGHYDHVWDSAQLSKILKDTPIYAPKDDIFMLENDIFHLGMPIFSPTFSVPCNKGCTTLEIENTTIKYWHFPGHTPGCSIIEIEGVIFSGDFIFYRSIGRYDFPYSNEKDMKESLIRFQNLDFPKDIEIYPGHGGKTSFFAEREHSKIWVSRMA